Below is a genomic region from Henckelia pumila isolate YLH828 chromosome 3, ASM3356847v2, whole genome shotgun sequence.
CCAAAAGAAGGGTTGGATTTCTTCGACACATGCTTACATGTTACAAGAATAACGTCTATTCGGTTTCTTATAGCTATTGATGTTTTaaataaactcaaaattcatcaaatggatgtaaagacagcTTTTTTGAATGGTGAGTtagaagaaaaaatatatatggaacAACCTAAAGGATTTATTGCTCCATGTCAAAAAAAAAGTGTGCAGACTTGttaaatcattgtatgggctaaAAAAGCTCCTAAACAATGGCATGAGAAATTTGACAAAACAATGATGTCAAATGGATTCAAGATTAATGAGtgtgataaatgtgtttatataaAAAGCACATGGAACTCATATGTAATTTTTTGTCTATATGTGGACGACATGCTAATATTGGGTAGTAGTCATGATATCATCATGAATACTAAAAAAATGTTGACAAAACATTTTGACATGAAAGATATGGGAAAAACATACgttatcttaggaattaagatTGAAAAAACGTCTGAAGGAATTATCCTAACACAATCTCATTATGTTGAGAAAATACTTAGGAAATTCAACGCTTATGATGTTACGCCGGTAAGATCACCCGTGGATTTAAATTTACATCTATCTAAAAATCGTGGTGAACCCGTATCTCAACAAAAATATGCAAGGATTATTGGAAGTTTAATGTATCTTACAAATTGTACTCGTCCTGATATTGCTTACTcgataaataaattaagtagATTCACAAGTAATCCTAGTCATGATCATTGAAAAGCATTAGAAAgagtatttaaatacttaaaatattcaatTGACTATGGATTACACTATGAAACATATCCTTCTGTACTTGAAGAATATTGTTAGGCAAATTGGATATCAAACACCAAAGACTCCAAATccaagtggatatgtgttcacgaTCGGTGGAGGAACTGTGTCGTGGAAATCCTCTAAGAAAACATGTATAGCTCGTTCAACTATGGAATCGAAATTCATAGCTTTAGACAAAGCGGGAGAAGAAGCGTAATGGATTCGTAATTTCCTAAAAGATATTCCTTATTGAACGAAACCAGTGCCAGCAATAATGATACATTGCGATAGTCAGTCGGCTATAGGAAGGGCACAAAATAgtatgtataatggtaagtcaCGACACATACGTCGAAGACATAATACCATTAGGCAGTTGATCTCAAATGGTGTTATAGCAGTTGATTATGTAAAACCAAAAGATAACTTAGCGGATCCGTTGACAAAAGGTTTAGAAAAGATCAAgtaaactgcttatcaagaggaatgagattaaaacctacaaaattaaataatattcataGCGAAAACCCAACCTTGTAgattggagatcccaagatCTTGGTTCAAATGGGAAAGTCAAGTTATGAATATTCATATGCACTTAGAACTTCATTCTATTCTCATTTCTAAGATAAAAGTGCAACCTGCGCAAgtagtgaggttaagttttaaacaaacttttaatgattcctGTATTTCTTTTAGAAATATGGTATGGCAGGATACTCATATAATAGGAGATCTCCTATATAAGTGTGAAGACGAGCCGCTTCAACGAAACACTTAAGAATCCAAGATGTTGTCCAGGGCCAAAACGGACAAAACAATGAGAACATATAAAGTGTTAGAAGAATTATTGTGTGAATACTATTGTCTAGGTTTACATCAACAGCTGAATAGTTCAAGACATCTTGTTCACTAAGCAGCTaagtaaatccgatagtatttcaCTAAGAAAGGTTCAAAACCGCAAGCTACCTCTCCCCATGCAATAATTTTTCGCAATAAACTCTCTTTTAGCATAAGCATACATATTAGCATAAATTCACATTCATGTGGGAGATTGTTGGAAAATTTTTTGGACAAATTGAATGGTGGTGAATGAAACATTGATGCTCATTGTCCCATATTGGTAAAATATGAGAATGAATGTCTCAATATATTGCTCAAGTTGAGCAAATGAGTTGGGGCCCCAAGAGGTACCCATGTTTGTTAAGGCGAGCGGACCTAGACTATGCTAGGTTCGAATAAATGGCCACACGCGCGCGCGCCCATTTGCATATTTTTTAGATGAAAGTATGCGACCCCTCGGCCTGAACCAGTGTGTCTTTTCGGCTGAACATGTGCATCTCTACAGACTGAACCATTGCATCATTCGGTCGAGTATGCAGTCAAGGGATGCAACTGTCCAGGACATCCTTTcaacatctataaatagatcaCCCACTTGCATTCATTTCACGAATTCACCGATCTCTTATTCTCTTCTTTGCATACTTCTTCTTCAGACTTTGATTTCTTAAACACTTTGCAGTGTTCAAAGTACTTCGGTTTTGTAGTGCTACTAATCGAAGTTGATAGATAACGTTCTATCTTGGGAGACAGTTTGATCAAACTCGTGAGCACCTAGGCGGGCAAATTTGTCTTAAAGATAGAGAGTCAAACTCTCGGCTCGCTATTGTTTCTGTTGTTGCGTGCATACTAATCAAAGTTTTTTACAATTATTTCATTGCTAAGCTTCGTGGAACAAATGGTGGCAGAGAAGCAAGCGAATCTGTTGAAAGTGAATCGCATTCAAATGGTTAATTAGCTCAAAATTGAAGAAGAATAAGATCAAATcaattgagttatttaattgtaatttGTACATTCAAACTTTATCTTTGAAACTCTTGTTTAATTTGCAGATTATGTTTTTGAAACTCTTGTAGGCATTTGGGTCGAGGTGTTTTCCAATATACAAAGGTCTTCGCTTCGTTTATGCGATGGATCAAGGAAAATTGTGTTGTCTTTGTTTGATTTCTCTGTGTTGtgatttcatattattttttaattcctttaattattaatttttgcatgaaaaattaaatttatgtaaaaaaatatatatataataaaattactaaaaatcaaaatattttgaattatttttattttttttaacaataatACTAATAGTAATATGCAACGAGTGCACACGTGCCAGTTTATATTTGACATAGAAGGCCCAATCAAAGGCCCAACATTATGTGCAAATTATAATGTTGATTTGGTATACATTCTGAGACCGAAGCCCATTAAATGTCCTGGTATAAAGTCCATCTTTCCATTTACTAGGGCTTCTCCTAGTTCCCACTCGTACAATCTCCAGTAAGTGCATCATGGCAGAGAGAGGCGGAGGAGATCGTGGCGGTTTCGGCCGTGGATTCGGCGGACGGGGCCGCGGAGGTGACAGGGGAGGCCGCGGTCGTGGAGGCCGCCGGCCCCGCCGCGAAACAGAGGAGGAGAAATGGGTCCCAGTGACTAAACTTGGACGATTAGTGAAAGACGGGAAGATCAAATCTTTGGAACAAATCTACCTCCACTCCCTCCCAATCAAAGAGTATCAGATCATCGACACTCTCGTCGGGCCCTCGCTGAAAGATGAGGTGATGAAAATCATGCCGGTCCAGAAGCAGACTCGGGCCGGGCAGAGGACCAGGTTCAAGGCGTTTGTGGTGGTGGGAGATGGGAACGGGCACGTGGGATTGGGTGTGAAGTGCTCCAAGGAGGTGGCGACGGCGATACGTGGCGCTATTATATTGGCCAAGCTGTCTGTAATCCCGGTGAGGAGAGGCTATTGGGGGAACAAGATTGGGAAGCCGCACACCGTTCCATGTAAGGTGACCGGGAAGTGTGGGTCCGTTACGGTGCGGATGGTCCCTGCGCCGCGTGGGGCTGGTATTGTGGCGGCGCGTGTCCCCAAGAAAGTGCTCCAGTTTGCTGGTATTGAGGATGTCTTCACTTCTTCCCGTGGATCGACCAAGACCCTTGGGAACTTTGTTAAGGTACGGATTTTACAGCTGATTATCTCCGTGATATCTTTGTTTTCTTGTATAATACATTCAAGTTTGTGTCATTTTTGCTGCATTCGATATGATCTTTGCTGGTCTATATAAGTTTCTTGGTCTTGAACTTGTGTTGTTTGCTTATGATAATTGATTATGTTGTCATTTATTTCATTTAGCTTAGGATATAGGTGAAATGGATACAAGCAATACAGAATCTGTTGACTTCTAGTATTACTAGTGTGCCTAAAAACATCCTACAAACAATCTCATTTTAGCAGCTCCTAGtctttcttgtaattaaaaagagttgaaaaaaaatGTAGTATACATTTTAGCAGCTCCTAGTCTTTCTTATTGAATTGGAACTACCATATAGATGTATTTAAAGCATATCtgtgttttctttgatagtCTCAGTGTTGGTATCATTTCATAagcatatatacatgtatagaCCAGGTAATTTGTGTTCAAAAGCGTAAAACCTGCGATCCAGCCAGAGTTACTAGCAATTCATGTTGTGGTTATTGATCGAGAATCGCTCTTTGCAGGCGACTTTCGATTGTTTGTTGAAGACATATGGCTTCCTAACTCCTGACTTCTGGAGGGAAACCCGTTTCGTGAAGTCGCCCTTCCAAGAGTACACTGATCTATTGGCTAAGCCCACATCCAAAATCATCCATGTTGTAGACGACAACGAAGCCCATGCTGTACTGTGAGGATTGTTCGAGTTACATATTTCCTAGTTTTGTTCTTGGTTAGTTGGATTCACTTTTGCTTGTGAACAGACTTCTTTAAATACAATCGCCTTTTACTTTCCTAAATTTTTGAACAATTCACGTTGTTATAAATTGAATTTGTCTGTCAAATTCCTGTATTTGCTGTGTTCTCCCTACGCACAACTAGGGTTCTGCAAACGAATCAAGATCGACTCGAACTCTGTTTCAATCTCTGTTTCAATCGACTCGAACTCTGCAAACGATTTAGATGGGGTTTGAAATAGCTTTTAGGAAGCAAATCTCAGTTTTTTCTCAActcaatttcataaaattttaaaattttgttaaaaaaaaaatttaaaaatgctTTCTAAAAGCTTTCTCAAACAATATGGTAATGGAAcggtttttttataattaaaaaaaaaataaataggaTCTCACTTATTACATTATCGTTCATCATTAACGATCATGAATTGAATGTATTCGATTGAAAATGAATCCCAACAAGAATCGTAGAATCGAACTCGGATGCAATCATCCACAACTTCAAATCCGTCTATTTACAGTATAATAATTAAAGCAAAACCGCCTTATCATCAGCTTCCTTGCGTATCGAGGTCGGATTCTATGTCTGAAACCTTGTCTTCGGGGATGACTAGGAAAGGTTTGAAGGTCATAACGAGGGCGATAAACTCAACTACGTTCAGTATAAAGAAGACCATATGAACGCCTGCATTACAACACAGCAGAGACGGTCAAAATCGGAGACGAACAATCCAAACATGACAATTGGGACGTAcagttaaaaatatttgagtttCCTGCTGGctataaattttgataaaatgaCTATTATTCGATCATACCATTGAAATAGAATCACGTATTTTTATTCTCATTAGTTGCCAGTTGGTTCTGTTATCGGAAAGGACGATATTGAAGATCAAAATGTGGTACTTGGACTATTGTAtagttaaaattatttttgttgtaCCATGAACACCCACTGAAACTAATGGCTAAACAGATAGCTCTTTATTCCAATAATAAGGATTTAAGGCTTCATACCTGGCAAAAAGTTTGAATTTTGACGGCCTTGAGCCCATGAGAGTCTGTAGATATTGACACAATTACTAGTGTGAAAAAAATGTTAAAAGTGAACAAAAACTTGCTCTGTATTTCAACATTTGCATGATCTACGAATCTAAGTTATTTTAATGCATTCTAACGATGACACTATGCAATTATATGGGTATTTTCTCTTGGTATGGCCTTTCTAATGGGATTTTGTTTGATAGATAGATAACGAAATCGGAGTTTAGAAAGAAGAGAGCAACTCACAAGGAACCCCCAGCTGCAGGGCCAACTGCTTTAAAAAGAGACATGGCAGACATAGATATGCCATTTGCAGCTCCTCTTTGTTCTTGAGGCTGAAATTAatgtcaaataaattttttaagtaCCGGAATTTCATCGAATCGATATGCTCAAGTGTCCCAAAATGGAAAAAGAAAGGTATAAGAGAAAGCGAGATGGTACCACAGCTCGATTTTGCATCACTAGCAGACCTGTTGTGATGGATATCTGTTTACAGTTATAATCAGAAACAAACATTACATAACCGTAGCAGGAAATCATACTCTAGCACATTTTGGTTGTTTACAAATGGTTATATGATATTTGGATAACTGTTGTCTCTTCTGTAAACTGTTAAGAAAtgagacttggacctaactcaaacccaaaagctagctcaagaggtatAAACGAAGTTCATATCAATAATGCAATCGTCGCAAAGCTCTCATGTAGTTCATTGGTTGCAATTTCACAAGAGAAAGGCGGGTATCTTGACTGAAACAAATGAACGTGTCAATGCACAATGTGAACTCACAGAGAGAATATTCTTCAACATGGAAGCACAGTTAAGCACAAGCAACAGAACCAGACCAGATAATCCCGCTATAAAAGGGTAACTCGATAGCAATGGTATTGTTATAACCTGCAGAGAGGATGATTACAAGGGTGAAAACCAATATAACAAAAGGAAGAGATGATGAGGTGTTCGATTTTACGAGAGGCTTACAGCTCCAATTCGAGAAACCATGACGGAGCCCAATATCTTCTCCACCCTAGTATATAAAGAGAGCTGAAAGATAAGCATGCCAAATCCTGAATGATCAAGCAAAGGTAAATGAAAATATCAACCACCATAAGTTATGGTAAACGTGCAGACGTCATCATAAGCGGAGGAAAAAATGATTTATTCGCCATcactaataataaataaattgcaAACCGGGGTAAGTACTTCAACCCTGTTCTAAAAACTACCATTGAGGAGTGAGGAGTACCGATATACGGTATACCTGTTATGGCAAGAACAGCACCAACATCTGAGGTTGTAAAACTCAATCCTCCCAACTTCCTTGGGCTGACAGCCCACAATGAAAATATCTGAAAAGAACAAAGCTATTGAAATAAAAGCTATAGAGAGCAATATGTTTTTTCAACTTAATGTTATCAGACTGCAAAAAGGAATATCGACGAAAGGATACAAAGTTTAGAAACCATGACAGCGAAAAATATGCATTAGATTGTGGCTAAAACCCTTGTTCAGAAGGTAGAAAGaaatataaagataaagataCCTCAGTGTAGGCCATATCGTGAAGTTGAAAAATACAGTACACCATAATAGCAGATAATAATGGCCAGTTTTTAAGAATGCTGCTTCTTTTCTTCAACGGGAGACCGTCTTCAGAACCTTTGATTTTATGTGCCTTAACTAGCTTGTATGAATTTCCCTCCAAAGCAGCTTTTCCAGCATCTTGTTCTATGTTTCGTTTATGACTGTGCAGAGTTTCCTACGATTATCCAATATTTTTGCCAGATAACAAAATTCCTCAGTATATTAACGTCTTCACGAAGATGAAAACCCAGGTAGATGGATAGAATAAGAGAAAGAAACATACGGGAAGCCAGCAAGAAACTACTGATGCAACCAATGCAAATACTGATATTGTAAGACAAGGTAGAAAATATGGAAACCTGCAATTAGTGTTCATTGATAAAATGGTTAATGAGTTTGCATCTACACACTCAGTAATATAGAAAGAAACAAATATGTCGTCACGCAACATATTTTGACTTACCTCCCAAAAATAGATTCCTTGGAAAAGATGTGGGGATACTTCTCTGCAGGCTGAAGTTAAAACAAGTGAAACAAGTAATTCGTACGCTGTTTTTCACTCTCTGTTGAGCCAAAGACTGTTACATGAAATATTGTGTATAAAAGTTTTAAGCTACCAACTTAGACGGATTCAGGCTAACTTAGGAAATTATTATGTCAGCTGTGGTGGTGTAAGATATGTTAGAACTAATATTGGATATTATCCCAAAATTATTATCTATCTTGGTATAAAGATAGGACTTTAAGCTAATTAGATGGTTTTAGATAATATAAGTAACCTTGtcaataaaaaattaacaagTATTTTATCAGATACAATTGGCTTGGGATTTGGATTTGACTCAAATCAGCAAACGCATAGAACCAAACACAGCCTTGGGAACATGAAATTCTGATGAGAGAAAATAACTCACATTGCTCCTCGAGAATCAGAGGAAAGACGGTACCTGAGCGAGAAATCCTCCGACAGCTGGACCGATGACCAAGCCAATGCCCCAAGATGTGCTAATCTATAATGAACCATATACAGGGAGCCAAATTATCGTAGTGAAGTTGACTAGGCTTGCTGTTGAAGAATGGGaaggaaaataatttaattcctTACAACTGACATCCCCAAAGCTTCGTGTTCTTCGCGACAAATTTCAGAAGCGTATGCCTGGATCAGTTGCATGGATTGAAATAAGTAAACTTAATTGCTATATGAATTATATGACAAGTCATTTATGGGCATACTCTCATAGGACCAAGTATTCCACACAAACTTCCGAGAATGAACCTTGTGCTAAGTGCCATCCAAAAGTTTACACTCAGACCAAAAAGCGTATTGAGAATAACCCTGAATTTTACCGAATTGAAAAGGCAACAATGACGTCAAGAGATGAAATCATAGAAAACCACAGCAAAAGAGAACAAGAAGAAAAAGGTCATTGGCACCCACACTATGAAAGTACCAAAAAGCATTATCGGTTTTCGACCATATTTATCAGCAACCAGTCCCCAGAGAAGAGAAGTCAAGGCTCTACCCAACATGAACGAAGATCCTTCAAGACACATTAGATAAATTCCAATTGAAAGCTGTCACAACGGATGTTATATAGCACctaaaaccaagaaactaaccAACATATCCAGCATAATAACTTATATCTTCCTCCCTTTTGGCAATATGGAAGTCCCTGATCTGCACCAAGTTAAAGGAGAAACGCTCAAAATTGAACCTCTTGGAGGAGGTCGATAATCTAAAGTAGTCTATAAGCAGCAGACCAAAAAATTAGTCAGCTTTAAAATAACCAGGAAAAGATGTGAGAAATATGGCCAAGAGTTTGTTGTAGAGAAGGGAGTGATGTAGGAAAAAGATTCAAATGGTCATTTAAGCCAGCAAAAATAGTCCATGAAGTCAAATGCAATATGTTTTTGTCGACGAAAAGATCCTGAAAACACAATTGCAACAGGAAAATACAGGAAGTTCGGAGCACGTACCATAAAATAAAGGAACGGAAAGAGAGATGATATTGGCAGAGCTGCAATGACACCAGAGTAAATATCTAGATTAGAAAGCTTAAACTCAACTCCAGAAAATTAGATGTCAAGAATGAATGGTGGTAAAATTTGTTAACAAGACAATTAAACCGGCTCGGTCCAGGTTCACCAAACAAGCATAAATCAAACGATCTAGAACGTGTAGTTGTCTATACTTTAGCTCATTGCACGGAAAATTTACAGACCGTAAAATATTTGTAGGTTGAGGCTCAAGCACGAAATTAGAAACATTCAAATTTAATTCCAGCATAAACCGACTCGAAGCGGTTCAAGCTCGAGCTCAAgattcaatttttgttttttttttttgtttttgttttttttttttgtcaatcaGACAGGGAACTGGCGATGACTTGCTATGCTACAAGGTAGAAAACTCATACGTGAAGGGAAAACAATCgttaaaataaactaaaattgTTCAAATTCTCAACATTTCTTTAGTTTATCCGAGTGCAACTTCAAACATCAGATTAAAGAAAACCTCAGTGATAAAGAAAGACAACCAGACGATTCAAAAGGGATTCTTCCTCTATGGCCCGTAAACAATTCTAGAACATCCATCAAAAGTACATACTaacacaacaacaaaaaaatccCAGAAACCTGCACAAAGGGTGACGATCCAAACAAATGTCAGGTTCTTGTACGGGATCCGACTGTCTGATTTCTTGAGCTTTTCAATCTTACAACCCGGGCAATCCTCGTAAAATATGAAATCTTTTTGCGTTTGGAGCAGCGGCTCATGAGTAGCATGCTCCTCCATTACTACGTACTGCTCTCTCAGCTCAGACCTCACCTACCTTTCAAAAGATGGCCACTCTAGAGAAAGCGAACGTATAAAATTCGCGTAGGGATTGGAAGCCCACCTTTAACGCCGTAACGGGCCACGTTTCAATTACCTTCTTATTTATCAATAGACACGAAGTCCACTAAAATATAATGAATCTCACATTTATCGATAAATGTTTACCGTTAGATCTATCTCAAAGCAATACCTGTATATGTATAATCCAACTTACCAGATTGTGGAAACTCAGacgcaatcaaataataaataaatgataaataaatCCTTCGAAACGTAAGAATCTTGATTCTCGATAATGACTCTCGAAATATGTGATAGAAAATGGTATTAATCAATATAattgattaaaaataagaaacatGGGAGAGAACAGGAGAATTCTGACCCGGCGGGAGTGGCGAGGCAATATCCAAGAAGCATCGCGTAGTTTGGCAGCTAGTGTTCGTTGGATTGAAGCAACATTCCAAATTTGTTTTACTATTTTCAAGTGCTTGCAAGTTTAACTCtctgaaaatgaaatttttaggaaaaaaaattgattaatttCGTCGGGTGGGCTCTGGATTACGATGTTATGTCATCCAAATCCAAGAAATTTTGATGGGATTTTGTTTTTAGCTTCAAATGCTTAGTTGTTTAAGATTCTGAATGTGTTGCGCTACTTATTTTTCAAGTTGGCTCGAAGTCGAGATGTTgtgttatatttaaaattttggtgACAGACGAACTACACGACATCGACTTTCGATTTGTTATATTGATTCCGGTGAGTTTCAAATTTATTATCGTTTAATTTAAGTATGTTTGTTAATAATTGTAAATAATGTATCTAGGCTATTTTTGATATATGTGACATCAATATCTCATGTTTTggataaaatctcatttcaaaatcaattaTAATAACCCCTTATCCGGGTCCAACAATAACTAAATAAACTAAttgtaaatgatttaaaatccaACTAATGTAGGTATTATTTAAAACACAAAAACTTAAAGTTTCGTTGTTCAATTATGTGAAACAGATCTTCAAGAGACTTgactcatgaaaaaatatttttatatcaaaagtatGACTTTTTTCGAATATATACTTTGAAACGatcctaactctataattaataaataaataaatatgcgaaaattttttttttatatatatatatatatacttactaaataaaatatgcacatatatgcccatacatatatgcacagaataaaaaagatttaaaataaataaataaataacttaaataaaaattgcattctttaaataaaataaatatctgagtcaaacatttaattaaaaatactgcataaaaaaatggtgtaaaatttgcatgcactgaaaatattcaaaaccacaaccactgaaaaataattaaaaagtgtaacatgctgacataattaaaacatgcaatgtgactcagacatctatcacggtcacggggtcactgcatgtccgctcatatgtcctcgccgtcggtaggagctacatcctcctctacgaactcacctgcaccataccagtgtagtgagcctagaggcccaacatgctaacataacaagggtttaaaaataatttaaaacaattaaatattaatacataacatatacatgaatgagcgtgcttaaaaatatcatggcataaacataacttaaattaacttaaataacataatacataaatattgttgagcagttaaatttctaacatcgcatggttgtatccgttgtgtaaccttaaatcatacattaaatactgatcagcgtggaaaccaacgtacgtggcggtgacgaatcacctcttaaattggcagtaaactgcccttcaatagttcacatatggggacgaatcccccttaaattgtcacactacttcaacttccaacataaaatattttattattgctcaaccttaaacatttaattatgcataaaactatttcatgaatgcatgtacttaaataaaatgtgtgtccttcatatatatttaatttaatttcttactaacatataaatattaaaataacttaaatgcataaaaataattaaatatataatcaggacacatgcaatttctcatggattgtactggactgctggccctaacactcaagcccaattacttaaatctggcccaataatatacttaagcccaataaaattgttctaagcccaattaaaataatttaaagcccataaaacattctaggcccaaaaacaacttaaactggcccaatgggcccaaaagcccaaagactggcccaataacttttatgggctcaaaagcccataaaattaatggactaacttaattaaaattttaaaagcccaaataaaattatttgggagtccaaataattttatttcaaattaattggcccaaaaacccattaattcataaaatattttaaaaataaaagactcgagcccggcccgtAAAACCCGGACCCTGACCAacctaacccgacccactaacctactgatCCGACCCGAGCCACTCCGACTCGGCCCAGACCACTACCCGACCCAATTCCACCAAGACCACCCAACCCGACAACCCCCATCTACCCAGCTCCTCCTcagccgtgagcagcaggctttgcggcctgctgccggccagctccggccacccaccggccggagctccGTCGCCCAGACGTGACCCACGCCCGGGCGGTTCCAACGAGCCATACCTTGACCCATCTCGATCCCTACACAGTCCTAGCGAGCGACGCTTCGAAAATCCCGTAAACTTCCGACCTACTGTGCAACCACGGTTTCTCCCGATCGGCCGGCTCTCAACTAAGACTTAGACCTGCCTTGGATTGACCCTACGAATCCTATCACACCTAATGAACACGAGCCAGCAGCCTAGGACCGTCCATGCAAGGAAGAACGTGAGATGAATGAACACAAATTCACATGCTTCAATCCAACAAAACTCATCGAATTTTTCCGAAAAATCTGAGAAAAATGCTActgctcacgcacacacacatataatcACTAATATGGCACATTAAAATGGAAAggaacatgccttgcaccgaaaaCTAAGAGAAGGAAGAGCgtgagacgattccgggacgacggggcgatgacaaccgacttggaagcttcaaaatcgtGGCTATGGTGTCTTCTTGAAGGCTTGTTGatcgaggaagaagatgaatatGGAGgagagggaggcggctaagaggAAGATTAACGTGgggtttgggggggggggggggaattaggttagagttttatttttaattaaaataggttttaggataattaaaagttttaaatataaaacctaaaattttaaaactctaaataaaaattaaaatctgataatttaagttaatcatatacaaaatcccaaaattataaatttagggaattttaaaaatactaagaagtcaatattttggcttattttgaataaaaatggactcctaaaattatataaaattaaatactaaaaattttgagataataaaactcaaaataatatttttgggctctaaaaaggctcatgaaattaattggctagaaagttgtcatctcgtccgtccacggtcccgtctatgcgataaaataattaaaatgctaaaaatcataaaaatcactaattatgggtta
It encodes:
- the LOC140890726 gene encoding uncharacterized protein; the encoded protein is MAERGGGDRGGFGRGFGGRGRGGDRGGRGRGGRRPRRETEEEKWVPVTKLGRLVKDGKIKSLEQIYLHSLPIKEYQIIDTLVGPSLKDEVMKIMPVQKQTRAGQRTRFKAFVVVGDGNGHVGLGVKCSKEVATAIRGAIILAKLSVIPVRRGYWGNKIGKPHTVPCKVTGKCGSVTVRMVPAPRGAGIVAARVPKKVLQFAGIEDVFTSSRGSTKTLGNFVKATFDCLLKTYGFLTPDFWRETRFVKSPFQEYTDLLAKPTSKIIHVVDDNEAHAVL
- the LOC140886111 gene encoding protein ZINC INDUCED FACILITATOR-LIKE 1-like; amino-acid sequence: MEEHATHEPLLQTQKDFIFYEDCPGCKIEKLKKSDSRIPYKNLTFVWIVTLCAALPISSLFPFLYFMIRDFHIAKREEDISYYAGYVGSSFMLGRALTSLLWGLVADKYGRKPIMLFGTFIVVILNTLFGLSVNFWMALSTRFILGSLCGILGPMRAYASEICREEHEALGMSVISTSWGIGLVIGPAVGGFLAQPAEKYPHIFSKESIFGRFPYFLPCLTISVFALVASVVSCWLPETLHSHKRNIEQDAGKAALEGNSYKLVKAHKIKGSEDGLPLKKRSSILKNWPLLSAIMVYCIFQLHDMAYTEIFSLWAVSPRKLGGLSFTTSDVGAVLAITGFGMLIFQLSLYTRVEKILGSVMVSRIGAVITIPLLSSYPFIAGLSGLVLLLVLNCASMLKNILSISITTGLLVMQNRAVPQEQRGAANGISMSAMSLFKAVGPAAGGSLLSWAQGRQNSNFLPGVHMVFFILNVVEFIALVMTFKPFLVIPEDKVSDIESDLDTQGS